One segment of Balaenoptera ricei isolate mBalRic1 chromosome 8, mBalRic1.hap2, whole genome shotgun sequence DNA contains the following:
- the TP53I11 gene encoding tumor protein p53-inducible protein 11, with protein sequence MAAKQPPPLMKKHSQTDLVSRLKTRKILGVGGEDDDGEVHRSKISQVLGNEMKFAVREPLGLRVWQFVSAVLFSGIAIMALTFPDQLYDAVFDGAQVTSKTPIRLYGGALLSISLIMWNALYTAEKVIIRWTLLTEACYFSVQFLVVTATLAETGLVSLGILLLLASRLLFVAISVYFYYQVGRKPKKV encoded by the exons atggcagCCAAGCAGCCCCCACCTCTCATGAAGAAGCACAGCCAGACGGACCTTGTGAGCCGCCTGAAGACCCGCAAGATCCTCGGCGTGGGCGGGGAGGATGACGATGGGGAGGTCCACCGCTCCAAG ATCAGCCAGGTCTTGGGCAATGAGATGAAGTTTGCTGTTCGGGAGCCTTTGGGGCTCAG gGTCTGGCAGTTTGTTTCTGCTGTGCTCTTCTCCGGCATTGCCATCATG GCCCTCACCTTTCCTGACCAGCTCTATGATGCAGTCTTTGATGGAGCACAGGTGACCAGCAAGACCCCCATCCGCCTCTATGGCGGCGCCCTCCTCA GCATCTCCCTGATCATGTGGAACGCTCTCTACACGGCTGAGAAGGTCATCATCCGATGGACTCTGCTCACCGAAGCTTGCTACTTCTCGGTCCAGTTCTTGG TGGTCACTGCCACGCTAGCCGAGACGGGCCTCGTGTCCCTCGGGATCCTGCTGCTCCTGGCCAGCCGCCTCCTTTTTGTCGCCATCAGCGTTTACTTCTATTACCAAGTCGGCCGAAAACCCAAGAAAGTGTAG